The genomic DNA GCCGATCCGGCCGTGGCGGCGGCCATCGCCGCGCAGCGCCTGGCAGGTGGCGTGGCTGGCGGTGCCGCCGGCCCGAGCCCTGCCCCGCCCCCGCGCACCGAGCTGGTGCCGCCGGTGCGCCCCGTCACGCGCGTGGCCCCGGCCACGCCCATGCAGGGTGGACGGACCGGCCCGCGCGGTACGGGGTGACACGCAGCAATTTCAGCTTGCCGTCTTGTAAAGATCGTGGATAATCCGGCTGATCAACAATAACGACGGAGATCCAATGAAGCACAAGCAAGTGGCAGGCGCGCTGGCGCTGGCAGGCATGGCGGTAGCGCTGGGCGCGGCGGCGCAGGACACGGTCGTCAAGATCGGCCACAGCGGCCCGCTGTCGGGCGCCCAGGCGTTTTCCGGCAAGGACAACGAGAACGGCGCGCGGCTGGCCATCGAGGAGCTGAACGCCAAGGGCGTCACGGTCGGCGGCAAGAAAGTGAAATTCGAGCTGGTGTCCGAGGACGACCAGGGCGACCCGAAGGCCGGCGTGTCGGTGGCGCAGAAGCTGGCGGACGGCGGCGTCAAGTACGTGGTCGGTCCCTACAACTCGGGCGTGGCCATCCCCGCCGCGCGCGTCTACAGCAATGCCGGCATGGTCGTGGCCAGCGTGGCGTCCAATCCCAAGTTGACCCAGCAGGGCTACAAGAACCTGTTCCGCGTGAACGCCAGCGACACCCAGCTGGGTTCGAAGATGGCGCTGTACGCGGCCAAGGAACTGAAGGTGAAGAACGTGGCCGTGATCGACGACCGCACCGCGTTCGGCCAGGGCCTGGCCGAGGAATTCAAGAAGCAGGCGCGCGCCTCCGGCATGACGGTGGCGGGCCATGAATACACGACCGATAAATCGGTCGACTTCACGCCGATCCTGACGCGCCTGAAGTCGAAAAAGGTCGAGGCCATCTTCTTCGGCGGCTACGCGCCGCAGGGCGGCCCGATGGCGCGCCAGATCCGCCAGCTGGGCCTGAACG from Pseudoduganella armeniaca includes the following:
- a CDS encoding branched-chain amino acid ABC transporter substrate-binding protein gives rise to the protein MKHKQVAGALALAGMAVALGAAAQDTVVKIGHSGPLSGAQAFSGKDNENGARLAIEELNAKGVTVGGKKVKFELVSEDDQGDPKAGVSVAQKLADGGVKYVVGPYNSGVAIPAARVYSNAGMVVASVASNPKLTQQGYKNLFRVNASDTQLGSKMALYAAKELKVKNVAVIDDRTAFGQGLAEEFKKQARASGMTVAGHEYTTDKSVDFTPILTRLKSKKVEAIFFGGYAPQGGPMARQIRQLGLNAKLLGGDTICTAEMGKLGGDAVGPNVLCSQGGALLDKAASGPAFKAKFKKRFNAEPDVYAASYYDAVNLYVQAMQQANSVDPAKVGAAIAAGSYQGVAGTYAFDAKGDMKSSPVTIFTFKGGQPAAITSY